The genomic segment TGCGCGTGCAGAGAGCGCGGCGCGAGGAAGAAGGCGAGGGTGAGGAGATAGGCGAAGAGTCTTATCGACCGCTGCCGATTGAAGTCACTGGCAAAGTGAAACATGGGCCCTCCTGGTACAGGCAATAGGAAAAGTGACGCCTCTTGAAGGCGAGCGAGGAGGCGAGGGAAATCGCACCGAGTAATTCGATTTACTCGATCGTGCGGGAGTATAGACACGGCTTTGCAGGGGTGTCAAGGTGGTTTTTGGAAGGTAAGCCCGGGGCGGGGATTGCGGAGGGATCAGGTGGGGAATGAGTTGAAAAGAACGAAGGAGCGAAAGATCCCCCGGTGTGGCCGGGGGACTTTCAGCTTTCTTTGCGGTAGAGCATGTCGCGCATGGTTTTGCGGCGGGCTTCGTTCATCTCCGCATTGTCAGTGCGGTAGTCGCCTGCCGTGGGTTTGGTGGTGTCCTCTTCAGGCTCGGAACAGACGGGGCAACGGTTGGCAAAGCCCGGTTTGCCGGGGCGCAGCTCGAACTCATCTCCACAGACGACGCAGGTTTTGATCGGGAATGGCATGGCTTTTTCTCTTCGTGCTTTTTGATGTTGTTTTAGCGATTGGGTTGCGGTCTGCTGTTGAAATTTCCAGTTTGTGCGGGGCCGCTAGGGCTTCGGAATCTCGAGGGCCTTCGTTAGGCTGGTGACGGACTCGATGTGATGGCCGCGGCACCAAGATTCGAGGCCCTTGACGAGACGCTCGGTGGCGCGCGGATCGGCGTAGCTTGCGGTGCCGACCTGGACAGCAGTGGCTCCGGCGAGGAGGAATTCAACCGCGTCTTCTGGCGTGATGATGCCGCCCATACCAAGGATCGGGATCTTCACGGCGCGGGCCGTTTCATAGACCATGCGCAGGGCGATGGGCTTGATGGCGGGGCCGGAGAGGCCGCCGGTGATGTTGGTGAGGCGGGGCTGGCGGGTTTCGACGTCGATGGACATGGCCATGAAGGTGTTGACGAGGCTGACGGCGTCGGCGCCGGAGCTTTCGCTGATTTGGGCCATCTGCGCGATGGAGGTGACGTTGGGCGAGAGCTTGACGATGAGGGGGCGCTTGCTGATGGCCTTGACGCGGCCAACGAGGTATTCGAGCGAGCCGCAATCGGAACCGAAGGCCATGCCGCCGGCGTGGACATTGGGGCAGGAGACGTTGAGTTCGTAGGCGGCGATGCCTTCAGCCTGATTGAGGCGCTCGACAACGGCAACGTAGTCGCCGACGGTGTAGCCGAAGACGTTGACGATGACGTTGGCGCGCGGGTATTTCTTCAGCGCGGAAAGCTTGGTGGCGATGAAGTCT from the Occallatibacter riparius genome contains:
- a CDS encoding dihydroorotate dehydrogenase, with translation MQVTLAGITLANPIIAASGTFGYGIEFEEIVSLEALGAFVTKGISLQPMEGNRAPRLIQTAAGMLNAIGLQNVGVEDFIATKLSALKKYPRANVIVNVFGYTVGDYVAVVERLNQAEGIAAYELNVSCPNVHAGGMAFGSDCGSLEYLVGRVKAISKRPLIVKLSPNVTSIAQMAQISESSGADAVSLVNTFMAMSIDVETRQPRLTNITGGLSGPAIKPIALRMVYETARAVKIPILGMGGIITPEDAVEFLLAGATAVQVGTASYADPRATERLVKGLESWCRGHHIESVTSLTKALEIPKP